The sequence below is a genomic window from Lolium perenne isolate Kyuss_39 chromosome 4, Kyuss_2.0, whole genome shotgun sequence.
AATAAATGTGGATATCTTAAAAAATCTTCCCAAGGGGAGCCACTCTTGGGTGACAGTTGCCATTTTTCGTATTCATCATTTGATTCAGCAAGCGAGGGAGTTTCAACCATATTTGGAGAACTAGATTTAGAAGCTTTAAGCCGATTAGATGGCAGAAGGTGGTCAAGCTGTAAAAGCCAGGATGGAATTGCTCTGCCTGTGAGTGGGGCTGATCATGCAGTTTCAGACCAGAGAAGCTTGAGCCAGAAGTACCGGCCAAGGTCATATCATGAAATAGTTGGTCAAAACTTTGTAGTACAGTCACTTAGTAATGCTATCATAAGGGAGAGAATAGCCCCAGCATATCTGTTTCATGGGCCTCGTGGGACAGGAAAGACTTCTGTCGCGAGAATATTGTCTGCAGCTTTAAGCTGCATTGCTAATGGAGAGAATAAGCCCTGTGGGACTTGTGTGGAGTGTACTGACTTCTTCGCCGGAAATGGAATTAATCTAATTGAAGTTGATGCTAGCAATAGAAAAGGTATAAACAGAATTAGGCACTTGATTGAAAATATACCACCATCAGCAACTTCTTCGCAATACAAGGTGTTTGTTGTTGATGAATGCCATATGGTATCTTCTAAAGTCTGGTCAGCATTCATGAAATTTCTTGATGAACCATTACCTCGTGTTGTCTTTATATTCATAACAATAGACCCTGAAAACCTCCCTCGGGCTGTCATATCACGTTGTCAGAAATACATGTTTTCAAAGATCAAAGACATTGACATAGTATGCCGGTTGAGGAAAATTGCTGTTAAGGAAAATCTTGATATTGAATTGGCAGCTTTAGATTTAATAGCGCTAAATTCAGATGGATCGCTAAGAGATGCAGAGACAATGTTAGATCAGTTGAGCTTACTGGGGAAGAAGATAACACCTTCACTTGTAAATGATCTGGTAAGTCATTTTTAGGTCATGCACTAACTTTTTGGATTTTCATGTGCTTTGTTAGTAGTACTGTTTGCTTCTTTGAGGGTTTCTTTGTTGTGGCTTGCACATGTCTAAATGGAGACTTTAATCTACGAAGTTGCTATGATTGGGTTTGACTAATAGATCATGGATGCGCCAATAGGATTATGACATTATTACTCTCTCTGTTCCAATGAATAAGGGGTGTAaatttagtcaaaagtcaacgaTATCTAAGTTCGACCAATGTTTTTGACGAAAATATGATCATTTATGATGGCAAATCAATATTaatagattcaccataaaatGAATTTGTATTTATTTTATATTGTAAGTGTTGATATTCTCTTCGATATATTTGGTCAAACTtagtaaggtttgacttttgacaaAATTTATATGCTTATTCATTGGAACAGAAGTACCATACAACATGTATATGTCTGCCCAAGTATCTTGTTTAGATTCACACTCTTCCCTACAGTTTATGAGTGTTGGCTTTATGTTCTGTCTGGAATAAACATTAACAAACTCTTTCGGACTATTTAAAAGTGGATTCTTTTTGCCAAATAGTGtactgatttttttttacttaaCCATGCATGAGGCCTTTCTTGGAGTATGTTTTATCGAGCCGTATTCCAACTTTTGCTTATCCAAACAAAATTCTGTAGAGATTACcatataatgatgatcaagattacCTTCAGAGGTTGGAGCAACCTCTCGGATTTGCACTGTGGTGGAATGCCGAATCAGAGATTTTCTGTAGCAAACTGAAATCCGGAATGACAACCCCAGCAACAAAACCATCCAGCAGCTAGCTTATACTAAAATCAACTGAACTTGATCTGTTAAACGAATCCAACATGAAAAATAGTTCTTTTGTTTGCTCTTTTGCTAAATATCAGTACTTCTCCTATCCAAACTAGTCACACTTAAGTTGGAATTGCATTTTGTAGGTTGGGGTTGTTTCAGAGGAGAATTTGCTTGATCTTCTAGAGATAGCCATGTCATCAGACACTGCTGAAACAGTCAAAAGGTCCAGAGAACTGATGGATTCTGGTGTTGATCCGATGGCATTAATGTCTCAGTTAGCTGGACTCATAATGGACATCATTGCTGGGACCTATAGATTAGCTGACCCTACGAGCGGTGAAGGAAACGGTGGTCGAAATAGTGAGTATTTCAACTTATGGGTGCAATTCTTTCAATTCATAATCTTTTGATTTTTATTATCATTTATGCTTAACTTCATATCGTACTTTGCAAGAATCATTCAGTGTCAGCTGACTGGGTGAACTAGTTTGATCTCTCATTTTTATATACTGGGACTCATTGAACTGATGATTTTATGCCAACGTTTTATCAGTTTTGTTGGTCTTTTCGAATTGGTGAACACAAGTAAATGATTTTGTCAGCCAAAGTCTACTAATACTTGCGTCTTATCTTGCATTCTGGTTGCAATAGTAAATGCTTCTCACCTCATGAGTGATATCTTAAAGTTTTAACATCTATACATGGGATAAACTAATTTGTATGTTAACGAAACCATCCGTAGGGAAGTACTTAATTTCTTGCTAATGAGATGACTCTAGCTACTCGTGGGAACATACCACTATGGCATGATCTACTTGGATCTTATTCAGTGGATATCATTTTTCCTTATTTATAGTCTGGCATTTTTGTATTTTGTCTGTTATTGACTCGTAATGACTTCAAAATGTGCATATCCCACTGTCATATGTTTTTTACCTTTAAGCATATGACAAGACTTGGTTCGGAAACAGTAGAATGGTAAGTGTATTACTCAGTGAGCTGTATTTCTTCTGAATAACTATGAGAAGAACAAAATGGATGGTGTTTTCTTATGATGTAATATACTCCTACAGAAAAAATCGGTCATATATTTTTTGCACAAAAGTTAATGGCTTTGGTTGTGCATGCAGTTACTGGTATCATTGCAACTACCAATAGAAGTATTTGATCACTTTTGTGCAAATTTCCCTGGTGCTAACAAACATATTACAAATTAATACAACCACTTCCCTGCAAGGCTATTTTCTTATTCATCTAAACGGATAAGTAGTAAACATTAGTGTGTGCCACCACCTCATCATTTATTTTGTTGCTCTATCTAATGTTTTAGCACTTTTGCCTTCTGTAGTAACTGATGCCGAGTTAGAAAGATTGCAACAAGCATTGAAGATTCTATCTGATGCTGAAAAGCAGTTAAGACTATCCAGTGAGCGTTCGACATGGTTCACTGCAGCTTTGCTCCAGCTTGGTTCTGGCCGTGATTCAGAAACTCATTCTAGAAGCAGCAGTAAACAAAGCGGTAAAGCAGCTAGTGAGACCATGTTGGACGCAGTAAGAGAATCCTCTGCAAGCAGGAGTGCCTCTCATCCATTGTTCACTATTCGTGGTTCAAGGAATGACCACAGAACAGCCAGTGGGCACTCAAGTCCTCATGGTCTTGCTTCATTATCTTCCCGGATGAGGCCCAGTGACAACCTAATTTATGGACAATGTAGATCTGTTGATAGAGTTTTACTGGATTCTGCCCAAACAAGAAATTCTACTGAGCAGGGGTCTATAATTAATGGAAGCTCAGACAGCCTTGTTCAAATTTGGAGAGCATGTATAGAAAACTGTCACTCTAAGACATTGCGGCAGCTACTCTGTGATCATGGGAAACTAGCATCCATCAAAGAATATGAAGGTAGGTATATACAATGTATTAGCAGACATACACGTGCAGTGCCCATGTTCTCCAGTATAAAGATAATGTCATAGTTTTCAAACTttctcagtttttttttttttaaattcgtTATTGTAGCACAATTTGAAACAATTTAGACAAAAAATATGACAGCCATAATTTTTTTGTAACAATACATCACACGGAGAGGCAAATAATGTAACTAATCGTAGTTTCAGAACTAAGAAATGTGAAATAGGTTGTGCAATCAATCATAATTTGAAAAGAGGGGTTGTAAAGAGTAACTAGTAAGGTGTTACTGAAAGATTAATTGCAATTAGGATACATTTTTCGTATATCCGTTTTTATTTTTTTAGCCATTAGATTAGGTTGGATGGCTAAGATGATTTTCGTCAGAGCCTAACTCGTGCCTCTTATATTGGTATCGATATATGCAATGTTTTCTTTCTTGTGCTTACATCATTATGGAATTTTGGGCCTTCATCAAATGATGCTGCCTTTTGGGTTAATCCAAATTAGACCTACTATAGTCACCCTGTGACCTAACAGGTTCAGCATATTTTATACTAAATTTGAACTAAACATGTAATTTGATCACTTTGAAGGATTTAAACAATTTGGTTTAAAACTGAAATACCATGAATGTTGACAAGACGAAAAGAAAGGTTTCCCTTTCTTTATTTTATGTGTAACTAGCACATGACTAATACAAAAAATATATGCTGTTCTTATGCATAAAGATGAATTGATTAGCTTCCATTACAGGCTATTTAGTTGCTTTCATATCATTTGAGGACAGCAAAATAAAGTCTCGAGCTCAAAGATTTGTGAGCAGCATCAGAAACTCAATGGAGACAGTACTGAGATGCAACGTGGAAGTCAAAGTCGGTTTAATGTCAGAATTTCTTGCTGGACAACTCAAGCTTGAGAACGACCTGGAAGAAAGAGTTGAGTCTGATGTCTTGAGTTGCTCAACAAACAGTGACCGACTAAAGGGAATTCTGAACCCACCTAGAAGTTTAGGTTATTCGGAAGAAATCGATAAAAAGCTGGAGAAATACAGCAATGCTTCAGCTGCTGGTGGAGTGCAACCAGACATCACTCAAGGAAATACAGGAATGCATAGAACTAGAGGGCAAGAAGTCCCCACCGAACGGTCAAAAACAGCAACTGTTGAGGAGCAAAGGTTAGAGAGTGCATGGCTCCAAGCTGCTGAAAAACACACACCCGGTGCGAGACCTGAGAAAAATCAAGTTGTGCCACAAACAGGTGGTGGTCAGTACCACCGGAAATCCTCAATGGCGACTGTTGTGCCCTCAAGGAATATTGATAAAGATTTGAGTAATGGATTGAGAGCTTTAAAGATCAGTGACAGTCATGGTCCCCAGAAGGACCGAAATGTAGGAAGGGAGAACGGATTCGTTATTTCACCAAGCCTCTTGCACAGCAATAATGATTTGGCAAATTGTGACAACGAGAGTGTGTAAGTAATAAACTAACTTTTTGATATGGTTTTTACATGAATTCAGCATTTATATTGTCCCAAGAACGGAAAGACTTTACCAGTAACAAGAAATAAATGCTTGCTTGCAAATGAAGTTGTTTTTTCATCACATCAGCTAATGCAACTTTAGAAATCAACACTGCAGTCAGTTTAGACTAAGGATTGTTAGTTTGTTATTCtgactttaatttggtggttctCCTGCATTTTCCAAACTTGGCTACATCTAGTAGATACTCAGTTTCTAATTATAATAATGCATATTCTTAgctttttatgagatttaaatacATGTATATTTTTGTAGTGTCTCCGAGTCTGGAGCACCTGGTTGTCATGGCCTCTTCCCCTGCTGGAAAACTGAAAAATCAAAAAGAGGAAAGGTAAGATCACAATCAACATTTACCCATTTCTTTTGGTCTGTCTCACCTCACAACTACATGCGATATCTCTTTGCATTTCAGGCAAAACGACAGACTCGTTTGAAGCCATCTTAATCTTGGGACTTTTGAAATGACTACCGTTGTCTGCGCTATGGAAGACAGTTGCGAAACTCAAGAGATTGCAAGACAACCAATCGGTCATATTAGGTTATGTTTGCAACCTCTAATCTTTGCCTGATGCGCTCTGCTGATGCAAGACCGTGGCCATTTTGACACAGTAACTTGGCAGAGCTAAGTTTTGGTTGCTGAGCAGGACCGTCAATAGGAATGCAAATATCATAAAATCGATCTTGTCAATCTGTGCTTCTTTTATTGTCATACGAAAATTTC
It includes:
- the LOC127294009 gene encoding protein STICHEL-like 1 codes for the protein MTSTVEGCVGPSELHLKKELTALRKARFLRDPETCSSWRGPMSSRSCMTNSSIMNHHEIFGNLSQKNTEPAIVPPKSEKKRKNIYLYNWRHHSNKSSESGIKFDEDNMSLESPCISNVMDSRSDTCLDVPVSIYSVQGSNSGTPVKRTVRRVRRSSFSKKGAMRNSTVSKLLDLHVNSGEQSEDTETCNSENHELLQKGGYFSRSTSPLFPASGCLSSSNPSKLLKMARREGSSFSCTPVSTSSYYRYRGRNPSTVGSWDATTAASLDEDGLRSQRCAIPYWSKRSKHKGSERSCSPSLSDTLRRKGSSLLCGSRTMHRRKRSSGSNKCGYLKKSSQGEPLLGDSCHFSYSSFDSASEGVSTIFGELDLEALSRLDGRRWSSCKSQDGIALPVSGADHAVSDQRSLSQKYRPRSYHEIVGQNFVVQSLSNAIIRERIAPAYLFHGPRGTGKTSVARILSAALSCIANGENKPCGTCVECTDFFAGNGINLIEVDASNRKGINRIRHLIENIPPSATSSQYKVFVVDECHMVSSKVWSAFMKFLDEPLPRVVFIFITIDPENLPRAVISRCQKYMFSKIKDIDIVCRLRKIAVKENLDIELAALDLIALNSDGSLRDAETMLDQLSLLGKKITPSLVNDLVGVVSEENLLDLLEIAMSSDTAETVKRSRELMDSGVDPMALMSQLAGLIMDIIAGTYRLADPTSGEGNGGRNITDAELERLQQALKILSDAEKQLRLSSERSTWFTAALLQLGSGRDSETHSRSSSKQSGKAASETMLDAVRESSASRSASHPLFTIRGSRNDHRTASGHSSPHGLASLSSRMRPSDNLIYGQCRSVDRVLLDSAQTRNSTEQGSIINGSSDSLVQIWRACIENCHSKTLRQLLCDHGKLASIKEYEGYLVAFISFEDSKIKSRAQRFVSSIRNSMETVLRCNVEVKVGLMSEFLAGQLKLENDLEERVESDVLSCSTNSDRLKGILNPPRSLGYSEEIDKKLEKYSNASAAGGVQPDITQGNTGMHRTRGQEVPTERSKTATVEEQRLESAWLQAAEKHTPGARPEKNQVVPQTGGGQYHRKSSMATVVPSRNIDKDLSNGLRALKISDSHGPQKDRNVGRENGFVISPSLLHSNNDLANCDNESVVSESGAPGCHGLFPCWKTEKSKRGKAKRQTRLKPS